Proteins encoded together in one Coffea arabica cultivar ET-39 chromosome 2c, Coffea Arabica ET-39 HiFi, whole genome shotgun sequence window:
- the LOC113724299 gene encoding uncharacterized protein encodes MSTRATEEYLGMVATKLQFQQQHLPFTYLGAPISRGKSRCLLFYAIVARIRDRLCHWSSRLLSSWGKLILLRHVLIFMPMFLLQVLDPPQAVLAKLGRICNSFLWDKDIRSKSIHWVSWEKLCYPTEEGGLGFAPSRTYVLPSLVNFGGGYKRAIQFGWNLCIPSISRGAILPKRRSPSLLRHGDGWRALETLWNKTLGGVWAKALWTFGTIGGFLILH; translated from the coding sequence ATGTCCACTCGGGCGACTGAGGAATATCTGGGCATGGTTGCCACGAAGCTTCAGTTCCAACAACAACATCTGCCTTTTACTTATTTGGGAGCACCAATCTCAAGAGGAAAGTCCAGATGCCTTCTTTTTTATGCTATTGTTGCACGGATACGGGACCGTCTGTGCCATTGGAGCTCGAGACTTCTTTCGTCTTGGGGAAAGCTAATATTGCTGCGCCATGTGCTCATCTTTATGCCTATGTTTTTGCTGCAGGTGTTGGACCCGCCGCAAGCAGTGCTAGCAAAGTTGGGCAGGATCTGTAATAGTTTCTTATGGGATAAAGACATTCGGTCCAAGAGCATACACTGGGTGTCTTGGGAGAAGCTTTGCTATCCAACGGAGGAAGGAGGACTAGGTTTTGCTCCTTCGCGGACATATGTTCTGCCTTCGCTTGTAAACTTTGGTGGCGGTTACAAAAGAGCGATTCAATTTGGGTGGAATTTATGTATTCCAAGTATATCAAGGGGTGCCATCCTACCCAAGCGCAGGTCTCCAAGCCTTCTCCGTCATGGAGACGGTTGGCGAGCATTAGAGACATTGTGGAACAAAACATTAGGTGGTGTGTGGGCAAAGGCTTTGTGGACTTTTGGTACAATCGGTGGCTTCTTGATTCTCCATTAG